In Akkermansia muciniphila, one DNA window encodes the following:
- a CDS encoding OmpA family protein — protein MKNASTITAFIISFLVVGSLALVFLFLDNKEEEPAAAEPAAQTEVPARQTVTPQPTVDPLTKEDISRQTATPPSLINLSSPQTLAQAIAKVIQDRDEDILKSLEIQQAVTENQSRLIRELMAARHVRLSSPGITSIGANNQGANPTARYTLNFSSGARGYLDMKRNDKQQWALDTLTLPSKQDLAKDKAAPMAMNDPMGVVSSFMDAVAKADFRGARKFVDGAKVQDATVAGLCILFEEGAFRLREDAPIKTAYEAPTNAGFFVHLQDAQGRKAGNVGLTVAKTDGQWLVAEASLDSMLEAYTKRQGAGDDIFIPIVKNPQGGDSLALFFGFNEDTLSKRSERQLQIVAEAIKMDGGKKLEISGHTDDVGSERYNQGLSERRAAAVKAQLVQFGVPAERIVTRGFGKSQPRRTYSPTADEGTRDEVRKENRRAEMYLDF, from the coding sequence ATGAAAAACGCATCCACCATCACCGCCTTCATCATCAGCTTCCTGGTCGTAGGCAGCCTGGCCCTGGTTTTCCTGTTCCTTGACAATAAGGAAGAGGAACCCGCCGCCGCTGAACCGGCGGCGCAAACGGAAGTGCCGGCACGCCAGACGGTAACGCCCCAACCCACCGTCGACCCGCTTACCAAGGAAGATATCAGCCGGCAGACGGCTACGCCGCCCTCCCTGATCAATCTCAGCTCCCCCCAGACACTGGCGCAGGCAATTGCCAAAGTCATTCAGGACCGGGATGAGGACATCCTGAAATCCCTGGAAATCCAGCAGGCCGTGACGGAGAACCAGAGCCGCCTCATCCGGGAGCTCATGGCAGCCCGCCATGTACGCCTTTCCTCCCCCGGCATCACCAGCATCGGCGCGAATAACCAGGGAGCCAATCCCACAGCCAGATACACGCTCAATTTCAGCAGCGGCGCGCGCGGCTATCTGGATATGAAGCGCAATGACAAGCAACAGTGGGCGCTGGATACCCTCACTCTGCCCAGCAAGCAGGATCTGGCCAAGGACAAGGCCGCCCCCATGGCGATGAACGACCCCATGGGCGTCGTCAGCTCCTTCATGGATGCCGTCGCCAAGGCGGATTTCCGCGGGGCGCGGAAGTTCGTGGACGGGGCCAAGGTGCAGGATGCCACGGTAGCCGGGCTGTGCATTCTGTTTGAGGAAGGAGCTTTCCGCCTCCGGGAAGACGCTCCCATCAAAACAGCTTACGAAGCGCCCACCAACGCGGGGTTCTTCGTTCATCTTCAGGACGCCCAGGGCAGGAAAGCCGGCAATGTGGGTCTGACCGTGGCTAAAACGGACGGACAATGGCTGGTTGCGGAAGCTTCTCTGGACAGCATGCTGGAAGCCTATACGAAACGGCAGGGAGCCGGGGACGACATCTTCATCCCTATTGTAAAAAATCCCCAGGGCGGCGATTCCCTGGCCCTGTTCTTCGGCTTCAATGAAGATACCCTTTCCAAACGTTCCGAACGCCAGCTTCAAATCGTAGCGGAAGCGATCAAGATGGACGGCGGCAAAAAGCTGGAAATCAGCGGCCACACGGATGACGTGGGGAGCGAACGCTACAACCAGGGACTCTCCGAACGCCGCGCGGCCGCCGTGAAAGCCCAGCTCGTCCAGTTCGGCGTTCCTGCGGAAAGAATCGTCACCAGGGGATTCGGCAAATCACAACCACGCCGGACCTATTCCCCCACGGCAGATGAAGGAACAAGGGATGAAGTCCGCAAGGAAAACCGCCGTGCGGAAATGTACCTGGACTTTTAA
- a CDS encoding ATP-dependent helicase — protein MARRYVIRQDAEPVAPVSGIDYRTALNEEQYAAVSSEPGPALVIAGAGSGKTRTLTYRVAWLLDHGTDPWNILLLTFTNKAAREMTERVRSLIPLDLSRLWSGTFHSIANRILRQHAEYLGYTPAFTIMDSDDRKSMIKSVVKSLKLDEKSARFPKPEVLSSLFSLADNEGANIRETLENAYPYLSSHLDAILEVHGQYVARKQETNSMDFDDLLLNVVRLFQEQEHLRALYGSRFRHILVDEYQDTNYLQSRLIDMLAREHGQLMVVGDDAQSIYSWRGADMENILSFTTRYPAAKTFKIETNYRSVPEILELSNAAIAANEVQIEKQLRSVRPTGEMPPALVPLNDDRMQAKFVVQRIRDLIEEGTDPSEIAVLYRAHFHSMELQMELTRGEIPFRITSGIRFFEQAHIKDVVAFMRFVVNPRDELSFRRMAMLLPGIGPGMAQKLWMRWTACPESRQETPPESFSALMLDFPVPAKSRTAWTQLCYTLDELAPAGKLAGPASMLLSINEAVYDEYMQAAFDNYDQRRQDLLHLAGFSERFESTEDFLSQLSLLGNTDDESAAADLSGGAVTLSTIHQAKGLEWSVVFLIGLCDGMFPHQRVIDDGDLSGLEEERRLFYVGITRAKDQLYLTYPRWNCRAQGGTFMQMPSRFLDEFPAGLVEEWEVE, from the coding sequence ATGGCTCGCCGATACGTCATCAGGCAGGATGCCGAGCCGGTCGCCCCCGTCTCCGGGATCGACTACCGTACGGCCCTCAACGAGGAACAGTACGCCGCCGTTTCTTCAGAACCGGGGCCGGCTCTTGTCATCGCAGGAGCCGGATCGGGAAAAACGCGCACGCTGACCTATCGCGTGGCCTGGCTTCTGGATCACGGTACGGACCCATGGAACATTCTGCTGCTCACCTTCACCAACAAGGCGGCGCGGGAAATGACGGAACGGGTGCGTTCCCTGATTCCCCTGGACTTGTCCCGCCTGTGGAGCGGCACGTTCCATTCCATTGCCAACCGCATCCTGCGCCAGCACGCGGAATACCTGGGATATACCCCGGCTTTCACGATCATGGACTCCGACGACCGCAAGTCCATGATCAAAAGCGTGGTCAAGTCCCTCAAGCTGGATGAAAAATCCGCCCGCTTCCCCAAGCCGGAAGTCCTTTCCTCCCTGTTCAGTCTGGCAGACAATGAGGGAGCCAACATCCGGGAAACGCTGGAAAACGCCTATCCCTACCTTTCCAGCCATCTGGACGCCATCCTGGAGGTGCATGGCCAATACGTAGCCCGCAAGCAGGAAACCAACAGCATGGATTTTGACGACCTGCTTCTCAACGTCGTAAGGCTCTTTCAGGAACAGGAGCACCTGCGCGCCCTGTACGGCTCCCGCTTCCGGCATATCCTGGTGGATGAATACCAGGACACCAATTACCTCCAGAGCCGCCTCATCGACATGCTGGCCCGGGAACACGGCCAGCTGATGGTGGTGGGAGACGATGCCCAGAGCATCTACTCCTGGCGCGGCGCGGACATGGAAAACATTCTCAGCTTTACTACCCGCTATCCGGCGGCAAAGACTTTCAAGATAGAAACCAATTACCGCAGCGTGCCGGAGATCCTGGAGCTTTCCAACGCGGCTATCGCCGCCAACGAAGTTCAAATTGAAAAGCAGCTCCGCTCCGTGCGCCCCACCGGGGAAATGCCTCCCGCCCTCGTCCCGCTCAATGACGACCGGATGCAGGCCAAATTTGTCGTCCAGCGCATCAGGGACCTTATTGAAGAAGGCACGGACCCCAGTGAAATAGCCGTGCTTTATCGCGCCCATTTCCACAGCATGGAATTGCAAATGGAACTGACCCGCGGAGAAATACCTTTCCGCATCACCAGCGGCATCAGGTTTTTCGAACAGGCCCATATTAAAGACGTGGTGGCATTCATGCGTTTTGTGGTCAATCCCAGGGACGAACTTTCCTTCCGCCGCATGGCGATGCTGCTGCCCGGCATCGGCCCCGGCATGGCCCAGAAACTTTGGATGCGCTGGACCGCCTGCCCGGAAAGCCGGCAGGAAACCCCTCCGGAATCCTTTTCCGCCCTGATGCTGGATTTTCCGGTCCCCGCCAAATCCAGAACGGCCTGGACGCAGCTCTGCTACACCCTGGATGAACTGGCCCCCGCCGGAAAACTGGCCGGGCCTGCCTCCATGCTCCTTTCCATCAATGAGGCCGTGTATGACGAGTACATGCAGGCCGCTTTTGACAATTACGACCAGCGCAGGCAGGACCTTCTGCATCTGGCCGGATTTTCCGAACGCTTTGAATCCACGGAGGATTTTCTCTCCCAGCTTTCCCTTCTGGGCAACACGGATGATGAAAGCGCCGCAGCGGACCTCTCCGGAGGCGCCGTCACCCTGTCCACCATCCACCAGGCCAAGGGACTGGAATGGTCTGTCGTTTTTCTGATCGGCCTGTGCGACGGCATGTTTCCACACCAGCGGGTAATTGACGACGGGGACCTGTCCGGGCTGGAAGAGGAACGCCGCCTCTTTTACGTAGGAATTACCCGCGCCAAGGATCAGCTTTACCTGACCTACCCCCGTTGGAACTGCCGCGCCCAGGGAGGAACCTTCATGCAAATGCCCTCCCGCTTTCTGGATGAATTTCCAGCCGGCCTGGTGGAGGAATGGGAGGTGGAATAA
- a CDS encoding autotransporter outer membrane beta-barrel domain-containing protein → MLLAAVIACLGSFSITTAADYTVNSADEFVTAWNQAAASNEASTITITVPSGSDNITLTQEQRAQLNAISGTGNVTVQMADASNKLVNFNYDLVNNQVSFNDITLSEPLGSDNDIVVTNASATTTIDGRNIAIEGTNDAANPRTVGATVTSTNGQVGIGDNVSMEKAVTVTGQAVQTADPATPPAGQAYTRTTYNTYNKSNERAVVLGNNVTMQDAVTATGQIVSDPASKVALNGDVTSTAGIGAVTTEQFDASGAQTGKTVIDSMDDSVSGGIILGETAAGAVTLKTEGGNISLGDNSVLDGTAVSAESIDLNKTVYSNDDGSWNTVASTEKLGSIEGSVTLGENTTVKGNSTLAADDNIAIGNNSVITGNTAADGVISAGGQISIGDGVQVLDNTASTAGKAAINLADGQTLYIGSGAILSGNTSNGVSGSVQAGQNTQINVYTDATAYTFINDGISTAAPAPTADAAPLAADQTVMTKTGAGTLVYGGAEAADTFGGTYQQLEGNLIIGHAAFGAADSATGKAGPLQSMDGAVMGTDDTVYDIRTGQVTLAKNSTMKGASATFGGDSTLLLSDGSVLDLGAPATFQDNSRVGIQVSDASGNPVPLAQLHKGTESVTATLNGTDISGRLLNNVFLSTTMAPGTAEGTTIITQDMKGIDGPMSGYNGNVYTVAAALENNRLNVAAGSPASQFYENLFRAASADEAARIIQSVSGEHVVNFTWAASRTVRNFADLGRIQSAASMARQTEDTVEVVDAKGSPIARKTIARGNGNIWVGGMGIWDDQDARDGVSGYKYNAGGYAVGIDYKAAQGSLIGIAAGQSFGDFKDKTGIGADYDVDSFLAMIYGRMHPFKDSKFTLDGYGAYGRSRFKGDSYMMGSAANGRADADTFSGALYGTWTERFALGKAFVTPYTGIEFMTSELKGFSESGPYGRTFGHARAQNWTIPVGITIARSYQTDGGTTITPALTVAVSQDVSRMNPKSNVSGPLGTWNARGVNVGRTAFRLNAGVDMIFSNKWGARVCYQFETRNQLTAHGINGAISYTF, encoded by the coding sequence ATGCTGCTGGCAGCTGTCATCGCCTGCCTTGGCAGTTTTTCCATTACTACGGCAGCCGACTATACAGTCAACAGCGCCGATGAATTCGTTACTGCCTGGAACCAGGCTGCCGCTTCCAATGAAGCTTCAACCATCACGATTACGGTACCTTCCGGCTCCGACAACATCACGCTGACCCAGGAGCAACGAGCCCAGTTGAACGCTATCTCCGGAACGGGGAATGTCACCGTCCAAATGGCGGACGCCAGCAACAAACTGGTTAATTTCAATTACGATCTGGTTAACAACCAGGTCAGCTTCAACGACATCACCTTGAGCGAACCTCTGGGAAGCGACAATGACATTGTGGTGACGAATGCTTCAGCTACCACCACTATTGACGGCAGGAATATTGCCATCGAAGGTACGAATGACGCCGCCAATCCCAGGACGGTGGGAGCAACCGTCACCTCCACGAACGGACAGGTAGGCATCGGCGACAATGTTTCCATGGAAAAAGCCGTTACCGTCACTGGCCAGGCAGTTCAAACCGCAGACCCGGCAACGCCGCCGGCGGGACAAGCCTATACCAGGACGACGTACAATACTTACAATAAATCCAATGAGCGGGCCGTGGTCCTGGGCAATAACGTCACGATGCAGGATGCCGTAACGGCGACAGGCCAGATCGTAAGCGATCCGGCGTCCAAAGTTGCCCTGAACGGAGATGTGACTTCCACGGCGGGCATTGGCGCCGTAACTACGGAACAGTTTGACGCATCCGGCGCTCAGACCGGCAAAACCGTCATCGACTCCATGGATGACAGCGTTTCCGGAGGCATCATCCTTGGAGAAACCGCAGCCGGCGCCGTCACCCTTAAAACCGAGGGCGGCAATATTTCCCTGGGAGACAATTCCGTCCTGGACGGCACTGCTGTTTCCGCGGAATCCATCGACCTCAATAAAACCGTTTACAGCAATGACGACGGCAGCTGGAACACCGTCGCAAGCACGGAAAAGCTGGGCTCCATCGAAGGCAGCGTCACGCTTGGCGAAAACACGACCGTCAAGGGAAATTCCACCCTGGCGGCGGATGACAATATCGCCATTGGCAACAACAGCGTCATCACCGGCAATACCGCTGCTGACGGCGTGATTTCCGCAGGCGGCCAGATCTCCATCGGGGACGGCGTCCAGGTCCTGGACAACACCGCCTCCACCGCCGGCAAAGCCGCCATCAACCTGGCGGACGGGCAGACCCTGTACATCGGCTCCGGCGCAATTCTTTCCGGCAATACGTCCAACGGAGTTTCCGGTTCCGTGCAGGCGGGCCAGAACACCCAGATCAACGTTTATACGGACGCCACCGCCTACACGTTCATCAATGACGGCATCTCCACCGCGGCCCCCGCTCCCACGGCTGACGCCGCCCCGCTGGCTGCCGACCAGACCGTGATGACGAAGACCGGAGCGGGCACTCTCGTTTACGGCGGCGCTGAAGCCGCCGATACGTTCGGAGGAACCTACCAGCAGCTTGAAGGCAACCTGATCATCGGCCATGCCGCCTTCGGCGCCGCTGACTCCGCCACCGGAAAAGCCGGTCCCCTCCAGTCCATGGACGGCGCCGTGATGGGAACGGACGATACGGTTTACGACATTCGGACGGGACAGGTGACCCTGGCGAAGAATTCCACCATGAAGGGAGCTTCCGCCACCTTCGGAGGCGACTCCACCCTGTTGCTGAGCGACGGTTCCGTGCTGGACTTAGGCGCTCCCGCCACGTTCCAGGATAATTCCCGCGTAGGCATCCAGGTATCCGACGCCAGCGGCAACCCCGTTCCGCTCGCCCAGCTCCACAAGGGCACGGAAAGCGTGACGGCCACGCTGAACGGCACGGACATTTCCGGCCGCCTGCTGAACAACGTATTCCTGAGCACCACCATGGCTCCGGGAACGGCGGAAGGCACCACTATCATCACCCAGGACATGAAGGGCATTGACGGCCCCATGTCCGGCTACAACGGCAACGTTTACACCGTAGCGGCCGCCCTGGAAAACAACCGTTTGAACGTGGCCGCCGGTTCTCCCGCCTCCCAGTTCTACGAAAACCTGTTCCGGGCCGCGAGCGCGGATGAAGCTGCCCGCATCATCCAGTCCGTCAGCGGTGAACATGTGGTGAACTTCACCTGGGCGGCCAGCCGCACCGTGCGGAACTTCGCCGACCTGGGACGCATTCAATCCGCCGCCTCCATGGCGCGCCAGACGGAAGACACCGTTGAAGTAGTGGACGCCAAAGGTTCTCCCATCGCCCGCAAGACAATCGCCAGGGGCAACGGCAATATCTGGGTAGGCGGCATGGGCATCTGGGATGACCAGGACGCCCGCGACGGAGTTTCCGGTTACAAGTACAATGCCGGCGGTTATGCCGTAGGCATTGACTACAAGGCTGCGCAGGGTTCCCTGATCGGCATCGCCGCCGGCCAGAGCTTCGGCGACTTCAAGGACAAAACGGGCATCGGCGCCGACTATGACGTGGACTCCTTCCTGGCCATGATCTACGGACGCATGCATCCCTTCAAGGACAGCAAGTTCACGCTGGACGGCTACGGCGCTTACGGCCGCTCCCGTTTCAAGGGCGATTCTTACATGATGGGTTCCGCCGCCAACGGCAGAGCGGATGCGGACACCTTCAGCGGCGCCCTTTACGGCACCTGGACGGAACGTTTCGCGCTCGGAAAAGCCTTTGTGACGCCCTACACGGGTATTGAATTCATGACGTCCGAACTCAAGGGTTTCTCTGAAAGCGGGCCTTACGGACGCACCTTCGGCCACGCCCGGGCCCAGAACTGGACCATTCCCGTCGGCATTACGATCGCCCGCTCCTACCAGACGGACGGAGGCACCACCATCACCCCGGCCCTGACAGTAGCAGTATCCCAGGATGTGAGCCGCATGAATCCCAAATCCAATGTCTCCGGACCTCTTGGGACCTGGAATGCCCGCGGCGTCAACGTTGGCCGCACCGCATTCCGCCTGAACGCCGGCGTTGACATGATCTTCTCCAACAAGTGGGGAGCCCGCGTCTGCTACCAGTTCGAGACCCGCAACCAGCTGACCGCCCACGGCATCAACGGCGCCATCAGCTATACGTTCTAA
- a CDS encoding PEP-CTERM sorting domain-containing protein has protein sequence MKLSTFCILCCLSAGLSQAAVYVWSGAAGNGIYGDANNWTVNGTPNGYFPQSSRDEAIIGENAGTITWSPAQSYFGETSIVGIGSGSTLLCTTGTGTGDINVDLFKVEENAQLVFESSNALGLQRDFTMDFGVFTAEEHGSWIATNLANFWTNGRTVTFFGTLDMRKLSGSGTIELASLKSSQEGGNINLDLSNLQFVGNKKIQATAEQVTENDVTKVVISYEMIPEPATATLSLLGLGGLLLRRKRQ, from the coding sequence ATGAAGTTATCTACATTCTGCATCTTATGCTGCCTTTCCGCGGGTCTTTCCCAAGCTGCCGTCTATGTCTGGAGCGGAGCGGCAGGAAACGGAATTTATGGAGACGCCAACAACTGGACGGTAAATGGCACGCCGAACGGCTATTTCCCGCAAAGCAGCCGGGATGAAGCCATCATCGGAGAAAATGCCGGAACGATCACCTGGTCCCCCGCCCAATCCTATTTCGGGGAAACCAGCATAGTTGGAATAGGGTCTGGAAGCACCCTGCTTTGTACCACGGGGACAGGAACGGGAGATATCAATGTTGATCTGTTCAAAGTGGAAGAGAATGCCCAATTGGTGTTTGAATCCAGCAACGCCCTCGGACTGCAACGCGACTTTACAATGGACTTCGGCGTTTTTACGGCGGAAGAACACGGTTCCTGGATTGCCACGAATCTCGCCAACTTCTGGACCAATGGAAGAACCGTCACCTTCTTCGGCACATTGGATATGCGTAAGCTTTCCGGGAGCGGAACCATTGAACTTGCTTCCCTTAAATCTTCCCAAGAGGGAGGCAATATCAACCTGGACTTGAGTAATCTGCAATTCGTCGGCAACAAGAAAATACAAGCGACCGCTGAACAGGTTACGGAGAACGACGTCACCAAGGTAGTGATCAGCTATGAAATGATTCCGGAACCCGCAACGGCCACGCTGAGCCTTCTGGGACTGGGCGGCCTGCTGCTGAGAAGAAAGAGACAGTAG
- the asnS gene encoding asparagine--tRNA ligase — MNRTLVKHVLASEAEMPDVLIQGWVRTRRDSRAFSFLEVNDGSSVASLQVVADAGIPGYERIGEMATGSAVSIRGALVAGQGRQRWELRAASLELVGAVPDSYPLQKKGHTPEFLRSIAHLRPRTNLFGAVFRMRSRLAFAIHRFFQERDFSWVSTPIITASDCEGAGEMFRVTTLDVGDAASRDASRDFFGKAAYLTVSGQLEGEAFACALSNIYTFGPTFRAENSNTTRHAAEFWMVEPEMAFCDLYGDMDMAEEFVRFLVGDALANSAEEVEFLTRFVDKGLRERLEHVKETPFVRCSYTEAVDILLKSGKTFDYPVSWGINLQSEHERFLTEEHFKCPVIVYNYPKEIKPFYMRLNEDGKTVTAMDVLVPGIGEIVGGSQREERLDILEENMRRMGMNAEAYRWYADLRRYGTVPHAGFGAGFERLLMFVTGVTNIRDVLPFARTPRNCEF; from the coding sequence ATGAACAGAACATTGGTGAAACATGTCCTGGCCAGCGAGGCGGAAATGCCGGACGTCCTGATTCAGGGATGGGTGCGTACGCGCCGTGATTCCAGGGCTTTTTCCTTTTTGGAGGTAAATGACGGTTCCTCCGTCGCCTCTCTCCAGGTGGTGGCGGATGCAGGCATTCCCGGCTATGAACGGATTGGGGAAATGGCTACGGGGTCTGCCGTGAGCATCCGCGGCGCTCTGGTTGCCGGGCAGGGGAGGCAGCGGTGGGAATTGCGCGCCGCCTCCCTGGAGCTGGTGGGGGCTGTTCCGGATTCCTATCCCCTGCAGAAAAAAGGGCATACGCCGGAGTTCCTGCGTTCCATCGCTCATTTGCGCCCCCGCACCAACCTGTTTGGAGCCGTGTTCCGCATGCGCAGCAGGCTGGCCTTCGCCATTCACCGCTTTTTCCAGGAAAGGGATTTTTCCTGGGTCAGCACTCCCATCATCACCGCCAGTGACTGTGAGGGAGCCGGAGAAATGTTCCGTGTGACGACGCTGGATGTGGGAGACGCCGCCTCCCGTGACGCCTCCCGGGATTTCTTCGGCAAGGCGGCCTACCTCACGGTAAGCGGCCAGCTGGAAGGGGAAGCGTTCGCATGCGCCCTGAGCAACATTTATACCTTTGGCCCCACATTTCGGGCGGAGAACTCCAACACCACGCGCCATGCGGCGGAATTCTGGATGGTGGAGCCTGAAATGGCTTTCTGCGATCTGTATGGAGACATGGACATGGCGGAAGAGTTTGTCCGTTTTCTCGTCGGGGACGCCTTGGCGAACAGCGCGGAAGAAGTGGAATTCCTGACCCGTTTTGTGGACAAGGGGCTGCGGGAACGCCTGGAGCATGTGAAGGAAACGCCGTTTGTGCGCTGTTCCTATACGGAAGCCGTTGATATCCTGCTCAAGAGCGGCAAAACATTTGATTACCCCGTTTCCTGGGGCATCAATCTGCAGAGCGAGCACGAACGTTTCCTGACGGAGGAACATTTTAAATGCCCCGTCATCGTTTATAACTACCCGAAGGAGATTAAACCCTTCTACATGCGCCTGAACGAAGACGGGAAGACCGTCACCGCCATGGATGTGCTGGTGCCCGGCATCGGTGAGATCGTGGGCGGCAGCCAGCGTGAAGAGCGGCTGGACATTCTGGAGGAAAACATGCGCCGCATGGGCATGAATGCGGAAGCGTACCGCTGGTATGCGGATCTGCGCCGTTACGGCACGGTGCCGCACGCCGGATTCGGGGCCGGGTTTGAACGTCTGCTGATGTTCGTGACCGGAGTGACCAACATCCGCGACGTCCTGCCTTTTGCCCGTACCCCGCGGAACTGCGAGTTCTGA
- a CDS encoding C39 family peptidase: protein MRLISSILPFLSVCCFLPSAWGAGDMAPDLKSGAFWKLPQPDLFGKYFNGESGGWVDKGKTQLRIAKPSIKIGDMSLGEMLVNWKEGAPQSMTIMMYNKGDNGAIGKDEFDKRLELIKESLTALTGIQPREYRASRKEAVVKVNGWSWIWDNGAITLEINTSREGREFEAEFIRMKAGPTEDSIARSDASSRARKADIKQHVRKEGKRVVIQDIPMVDQGQKGYCVVATAARIFAYYGMDYVDQHELASLANTSAGGGTNTAAMAENLKKIGTRFQIRIKVLDSLANSRDFKNLLKAYNRAASKLKKEKVENEHDWSGFWDNADGEVLKLARAGSPSQVDRWLNTIKPYIMAGIPVFWSVQLGIVPEPLRLSQTRGGHLRLITGFDEEKKTLIFSDSWGAAHTEKEMPLADAIAITTGRQVMQPSK from the coding sequence ATGCGACTTATCTCTTCCATTCTGCCTTTCCTTTCAGTCTGCTGCTTTCTTCCCTCCGCCTGGGGCGCGGGCGACATGGCGCCGGATTTGAAGTCTGGCGCGTTCTGGAAGCTGCCTCAGCCGGATTTGTTCGGAAAATATTTTAACGGAGAGTCCGGCGGCTGGGTGGACAAAGGCAAGACCCAGCTCCGGATTGCGAAGCCCTCCATCAAGATAGGGGACATGTCCCTGGGGGAAATGCTGGTGAACTGGAAGGAAGGAGCCCCCCAGTCAATGACGATCATGATGTACAACAAGGGGGACAACGGGGCTATTGGCAAGGATGAATTTGACAAACGCCTGGAGCTCATCAAGGAATCCCTGACGGCTCTTACCGGAATTCAGCCCAGGGAGTACCGGGCCTCCCGCAAGGAGGCGGTGGTCAAGGTCAACGGCTGGTCCTGGATTTGGGATAACGGGGCCATTACCCTGGAAATCAATACATCGCGGGAGGGCAGGGAATTTGAAGCGGAATTTATCCGGATGAAGGCCGGTCCCACGGAAGATTCCATCGCAAGGAGCGATGCTTCTTCCCGGGCCAGAAAGGCGGATATCAAACAGCACGTCAGGAAAGAAGGAAAGCGGGTGGTGATTCAGGATATTCCCATGGTGGACCAGGGCCAGAAAGGTTATTGCGTGGTGGCTACGGCCGCCCGCATTTTTGCCTATTATGGAATGGATTATGTGGATCAGCATGAACTGGCTTCCCTGGCCAATACCTCTGCGGGCGGAGGCACTAATACGGCGGCAATGGCGGAAAACCTGAAAAAAATCGGGACCCGCTTCCAGATACGGATTAAAGTGCTGGATTCCCTGGCGAATTCCCGTGATTTCAAGAATCTGTTGAAAGCCTATAACCGCGCCGCCTCCAAGCTGAAAAAAGAGAAGGTGGAAAATGAACATGACTGGTCCGGCTTCTGGGACAATGCGGACGGGGAAGTCCTGAAGCTGGCGCGCGCGGGGTCACCGTCCCAGGTGGACAGGTGGCTCAATACCATTAAACCCTATATCATGGCGGGCATCCCCGTGTTCTGGTCCGTACAGCTTGGCATTGTTCCGGAACCGCTGCGTTTGTCCCAGACGCGCGGAGGCCATTTGAGGCTGATCACCGGTTTTGACGAGGAAAAGAAAACGCTTATCTTTTCAGATTCCTGGGGGGCTGCCCACACGGAAAAGGAAATGCCGCTGGCGGATGCCATCGCCATTACGACGGGGCGGCAGGTCATGCAGCCTTCCAAGTAA
- the trxA gene encoding thioredoxin has product MANVFSEANFEDEVLKSDIPVLVDFWATWCGPCRMIAPIIDQLSTELAGKIKVGKVDVDANNGLAATYGVRTIPTLLIIKDGEIMDTMVGASSKDAIMQRLRPFM; this is encoded by the coding sequence ATGGCAAACGTATTTTCCGAAGCAAATTTTGAGGATGAAGTTCTGAAGTCCGACATTCCTGTGCTTGTCGATTTCTGGGCTACATGGTGCGGTCCCTGCCGCATGATCGCCCCGATTATCGACCAGCTTTCTACGGAATTGGCAGGCAAGATCAAGGTGGGCAAAGTGGATGTGGACGCCAACAACGGACTGGCTGCCACCTATGGCGTGCGCACTATTCCTACCCTTCTGATCATCAAGGACGGGGAAATCATGGATACGATGGTGGGCGCCTCTTCCAAGGATGCCATCATGCAGCGTTTGCGTCCGTTCATGTAA